A single genomic interval of Nitratidesulfovibrio sp. SRB-5 harbors:
- the mreC gene encoding rod shape-determining protein MreC — MFLYLGLYTWNQRTGVLDRLAEHAGLEFVGAILKPGVWARDQVVSSWNNYLDLVGVREENEALRQQVRTLSQQVQVASEERTELARLRALLELEPPEGWRPLGARVVANRLGPQAALESAIISRGYYSGAGPGTPVVTHDGVVGRVYRAGPYTATVLLLTDPGSRIAVLSAVNRTAGILVGTGPRGLLEMKYVPQNARIEVGELVLTSGLEGAFPKAVPVARVESVSQSDLSLFQTVYASPLVELEALEEVLLLERPPVQPGARSLPLPTVNATQGVGPGTGHGPGQGNSTSGHGGAHMQPVQTVPSAQQGTRAPRPQPSAQPSGQQSGQAPRQ, encoded by the coding sequence CTGTTCCTGTACCTTGGCCTGTATACCTGGAACCAGAGAACCGGCGTGCTCGACAGGCTGGCGGAACACGCCGGTCTGGAATTCGTGGGCGCCATCCTGAAACCGGGCGTGTGGGCGAGGGATCAGGTCGTTTCGTCGTGGAACAATTACCTCGACCTGGTCGGGGTGCGCGAGGAAAACGAGGCGCTGCGCCAGCAGGTGCGCACTCTTTCGCAACAGGTGCAGGTTGCCTCCGAAGAGCGGACCGAACTGGCCCGCCTGCGCGCGTTGCTGGAACTGGAACCCCCCGAAGGATGGCGGCCTCTTGGCGCGCGCGTGGTGGCCAACAGGCTTGGCCCGCAGGCCGCGCTGGAATCGGCCATCATCAGCAGGGGGTACTATTCCGGCGCGGGGCCGGGCACGCCCGTGGTCACCCACGATGGCGTGGTGGGCCGCGTGTACCGCGCGGGGCCGTACACCGCCACGGTGCTGCTGCTGACCGATCCGGGCAGCCGCATCGCCGTGCTCAGCGCGGTCAACCGCACGGCGGGCATTCTGGTGGGCACCGGCCCCCGGGGCCTGCTGGAAATGAAGTACGTGCCCCAGAACGCCCGCATAGAAGTGGGCGAGCTGGTGCTTACCTCGGGCCTGGAAGGTGCCTTTCCCAAGGCGGTGCCGGTGGCCCGCGTGGAAAGCGTGTCCCAGTCCGACCTTTCGTTGTTCCAGACCGTGTACGCCAGCCCCCTGGTCGAACTTGAGGCCCTGGAAGAGGTGCTGCTGCTGGAACGGCCCCCCGTGCAGCCCGGCGCCCGTTCCTTGCCGTTGCCCACGGTCAACGCCACGCAAGGCGTTGGGCCGGGCACCGGCCATGGTCCCGGCCAGGGCAATTCCACTTCGGGGCACGGGGGGGCGCACATGCAGCCCGTGCAGACTGTCCCGTCCGCACAGCAGGGCACGCGCGCACCGCGACCCCAACCGTCTGCACAGCCGTCGGGGCAACAGTCCGGGCAGGCCCCCCGGCAATAG